From the Thermus brockianus genome, the window AGCCCAAGGAGGCCATGTTCCGCATGGTGGAGCTCTCCACCCGCCTCCTCCCCGAAGCACGGCCCCGCTACCTCATGGGGGTAGGCCATCCCGAGGACCTGGTGGCGGCCATGGGCCTTGGGGTAGACCTCTTTGACTGCGTCTACCCCACCCGCACGGGCCGCTTCGGGAGCGCCTTGGTGCCCGAGGGCCGCCTCAACCTGAAAAACGCCCGCTTCCTGGAGGAAAAGGGCCCCTTGGAGGAGGGGTGCGACTGCTACGCCTGCCAAACCTTCAGCCGGGGCTACATCGCCCACCTGGTGCGGGCCGGGGAGATGCTTGGGGGCATCCTCCTTTCCCTGCACAACCTCCGCTACCTCCACCGCCTCACGGAGGAAGCCCGGAGGGCCATAAGGGAAGGAACCTACGGGGATTTCGCCCGGGCCTTCGCCGAAAGGCGCTTTGGCAAAGAGGTGCCCCGTTGGTTCCGGGAGGCCTTGGCCGCCGGGGGACACTGGTAAAATGCCCCTGGTATGACGCCAAGGCACCTTATTTTGGGCCTCCAGCACACGGTGGCCATGTTCGGGGCCACGGTGCTGGTGCCCCTCCTCACCGGGCTCAACCCGGCGGTGGCCCTCTTCACCGCCGGGGCAGGCACGCTTCTCTTCCACCTGGTCACGGGGCGGATGGTTCCCGTCTTCTTGGGCTCCAGCTTCGCCTTCATCGCCCCCATCCTGGCGGCCAAGGAGGCGGGGTTTTCCCTGGCGGCGGTGGGCGGGGGCATTGCGGCGGCGGGGCTCGTCTATGCCCTTTTTGCCCTTTTGGTGCTCCTCATCGGTTCCGAAAGGGTACGGCAGGTCTTCCCCCCGGTGGTCACGGGCCCCGTCATCGTGGTCATCGGCCTCACCCTGGCCCCGGTGGCGGTCAGCATGGCGGCCAAGGACTGGCTCCTGGCCATCGCCACCTTTTTGGGCGCGGTGGTGAGCGCCGTCTTCTTCCGGGGGCTTTTCCAGATGATCCCCGTGCTGATGGGGGTAGGGGTGGGGTACCTTCTCGCCCTCCTCCTGGGCCGGGTGGACCTAAGGCCCCTGGGGGAGGCCTCCTGGTTCGGCCTTCCCAGCTTCACCCTGGCTTCCTTTGAGTGGGGAGCGGTGCTCCTCATCGCCCCCGTGGCCTTGGTCACGGTGATGGAGCACATCGGGGACATCCTCACCAACGGCCGGGTGGTGGGGAAGGACTTCTTCGCCCGCCCGGGCCTCCACCGCACCCTTTTAGGGGATGGCCTGGCCACCAGCCTGGCGGGGCTTTTGGGCGGGCCCGCCAACACCACCTATTCGGAGAACACCGGGGTCCTGGCGGTGACCAAGGTCTATGACCCCCTGGTCCTCCGCATCGCTGCGGTCTTCGCCATCCTCCTTTCCTTCTCCCCCAAGCTCGCCGCCCTCCTCCAGACCCTGCCCCAGGGGGTCCTGGGGGGGATCTCCATGCTCCTTTTCGGCATGATCGCCTCCGTGGGCATCCGCACCCTGGCGGAGGCCGAGATTGACTTCACCCATAGCCGGAACCTCATCGTGGTCTCCGCCGTTCTGGTCCTAGGCCTGGGCGGGGCCGTGGCCAACCTGGGCTCGGTGCAGGTGGCGGGGGCAGCGGTGCCCCTCAAGGTGAGCGGGATGGCCCTGGCCGCCTTGGCGGGCGTGGCCCTGAACCTCCTTTTGCCCAAGCAGCTTGAACCGGAGGAGCTGGCCACGGAGGAGGAACGCCTACCTTAGCCCTCCCGGTAAAAACGGCTCCCTTTGTAGTAGTCCTCCAGGAGGACCTTCAAGAAGGCGGCGGCGGGCACCCCCAAAAGGGCACCCCAAAGGCCAAAGAGGCTCGCCCCGGTAAGGATGGCGGCGATGGCCGTCACCGGGTGGAGCCTCGTGGCCCGGCCCACGATGAAGGGGCCGAAGAGGTTCCCCTCCAGCTGGTTGGCGAGCCATAGGACCAGAAGGGCGAGGAGGACCTTGAGCCAGCCCCCGGTGGCGGCGAGGAGCAGGGCGGGCACCCCGGAGACGATCACCCCCACGAAGGGGATGAGGTTGAACACCCCCGCCAAAAAGCCCAGGCTGGCCGCCAACGGCACCCCCACGAACCAAAGCCCCACCCCCACGATGAGGCCCACCAAGAAGGCCACGAGGAGCTGGCCCCGGATATACCCCCCCACGCTCCGGTCCAGCTTGGCGGCGAGCTCCGCCACCAGGGGCTGGTAGGGCTCGGGGAAGGCCAGGAGGAAGGCCCGGCCCAGGCGGGGCAGGTCGTAGAGGAGGTAAATGGAAAGGGCGAGGGCGGTGAAGAGCTGGAAGATGCCGCCCAGGAGACCGGTGAAAAAGCCCAGGAGATTGCCCCCTTGAGAAAGGAGGGCCTGAAACCAGCGGACGAGGGTTTCCAAGAAGCCCTGGAGGAGCCCCTGCAGGTTGCGGCTGGCCTCGGCGAGGATGGGGCTCAGGCCCTCGGGCACCGGCACCGCCCGCACCCGGTCGGGGAGGGAGAGGAGCCAGGCGAACAAGGGGTCCAGAAGGCGGGGTAGCTCCTGGGCCAGGCGGGACAACTCCAGGACCGTTTGGGCGGTGAGGAAGGAGGCAAGCCCCAGGAAAAGCCCTAAAAGAAGGTAGACCAAGGCCACCCCCAAAGCCCGGGGGAGGCGGAGGCCCTCAAAGAAACGCACCAAGGGGTGGAAAAGGTACGCGAAGGCGAAGGCGAAGAGGAGGACGGAAAGGGCGGGCCAGGCCCGGGCCAGGAGGCGGTAGAGGAGGAAAAGGAGGAGGAGGTAGACCAGAACCCGCACGTAGGGGTTTTCCCAGACCTTGGCGAAGGCCTCGCGCATGGGGCTATTCTAGGCCGAAGAAGGCCTTGGCCTGGCGCAAAAGGGCCTCGCCCACAAGGCCCTGGAAGAGGAAACGGCCCCGGTCGGGCTCGCCTTCCCAGACCTCCAAGAGAAGCCTGGGGGCCCCGCCCTGGAGGCCGGTATTCCCCACGTAGCCCAAGGGGTCACCCCGGTGGAGGCGGCTTCCCACCTTTAGGCCCCGGTAGGGGGCAAGGAGGTGGCCGTAGACCGAGGTGCGGCCGTCGGGGTGGCGGACCCAGACCTCGAGGCCCCTCAACACGTCCATCTCCTCGGGGCCCGCCCCTTCCCTAACCCGCTCCAGAAGGGCCTGGAAAGCCTCCGGAGAGGGTTCTTGGTAGTCCAGGTCCACCTTCACCACCTCCCCGCTGGCCGCCGCCACCACCCCCATGCCCCGCACCACGGGCACGCAGGCATCCCCCCCTTGGAAGACGAAGCCGGCGTTCACCCCCTTGCGGTAGGGGCGGGGGGCGTTGGGCAGGTTCTCGGGCCGGGTGGGGAGGCAAGCCCCGGGAAGGGGCAGGCGGTAGCCCTCGGGGGCCCAGAGGGCCTGGGCCTTGGCGGCGGCCACCTCCTGGCGGAGGAGGGCAAGCTGCCGCCCCCGGGAGGAAAAGCCCCAGGTGACCACCAAGGCGTAGAGGGCAAGGACCAGGAGAAGGTAATGCCCCGGCTTCCACCCCATGGGGCCATGCTACAAGAAAAGGGGCCCTTTCCGGGCCCCCGGAGGAGGTTAACGGCTAGAGGAGCTTGAGGAGCCTTTCCTTAATCTCCTTGGCGGAAAGGCCCTCCAGCTTAAGGCCCTTGGCCCTTTCCAAAAGCTCGTAGACCTTGGGGATGTGGCTCGTGGCCACGCGGAAGGTGATCTCCTGGCCGGCCACCTTCACCCGCACCTTCTGCAGGTTGGGGTACTGGCGCCGCTTGGAAATCCCCGTGGTCTTCTTGCCCACGCCCCCTTCCCGCTTGGCCTTACCCCGCCTCTGGATGCTGTTGGCCACGATGGGCCGCTTTCCGCTAATCTCACACACCTTAGCCATGGCACCCTCCCGTGCCCGAAGGCAAACCCTATGGAGTATAGCACAAGGGGCCCCATCCGGTAGACTCTTGGGGATGCCCACGGTGCTCGTGCCCTTGCTGATGGCCTTTGACCAGATCCTCAAGCTCTGGGCCCTGGAGAACCTCTCCCCGGTGCCGAAGCCCCTCCTGGGCGACCTCCTTTACCTGACCCTCGTGCATAACAGTGGGGCGGGCTTTGGCCTTTTGCAGGGGAAAGCCCCCCTCCTCGGGTGGCTGAGCCTTTCGGTGGGGACGGTCCTCCTCTACCTCCTCGCAAGCCGCCGCTACCCCTTAGGCCAAGCCCTCGCCCTCTCCCTCATCGCCGCCGGGGCCTTGGGGAACGGGATAGACCGCCTGGGCCGGGGGTGGGTGGTGGACTACCTGGACCTGGGCACCTCCATCCCCCTCATCGCCCAGTTCCCCGTCTTCAACCTGGCGGATGTTTGCGTGACGCTCGGGGCGCTCCTTCTCCTCTTCGCCCCCAGGCGGCGAAAAAGAGGATTCTAAACCCTTTCCAGGACCCGGGCGAAGCGCTCCAGGGCCTTCTTCAGGTTCTCCTCGCTGGTGGCGTAGGAAAGGCGCACGTGGCCAAAGGCGGCGAAGTCCGTGCCCGGGACCACGGCCACCCCCGCCTCCAGGAGGCGCTCCGCCGCCTTCACCTCGTCCTCGGCGAGGGGGGCGGTGTCCATCAGGACGTAGAAGGCCCCCTGTGGGCGCACCGCCTTCAGGCCGATCTGGGCTAGGCCCGCAAGGAGCAGGTCCCGCCGCCTCCGGTAGGCCTCCCGGGCCATCTCCACGAAGGCGCGGGAGGCTTCCTGGTTGGTGAGGGCCTCGAGGGTAGCCCACTGGGCGATGGTGTCGGGGCTCGTGGTGGACTGGCTGGAAACGTCGGCCATGGCCTTGATGACCTCCTTGGGCCCGCAGGCGTAGCCGATGCGCCAGCCCGTCATGGCGAAGGCCTTGGCCGCCCCGTTCACGGTGATGGTGCGCTCGGGGGCCACGCGCCCCGGGGAGAAGTGGGCCCCCTCGTAGATGAGGTGCTCGTAGATCTCGTCGGAGATCAGGTAGAAATCGTGGGCCTGGGCCAGTTCGGCCAGGGCCTTAAGGACCTCCTCGGGGTAGACGGCCCCCGTGGGGTTGTTGGGGGAGTTCACCACCAGGGCTTTGGTGCGGGGAGTGATGGCCCGCCTCACCCGCTCCGGGTCGGGCACGAAGCCCTCTTCCGGCAAGGTCGCCACCTCCACCGGCACCCCCCGGCGAAGCGCACCATCTCCGGGTAGCTCACCCAGTAGGGGGCCAGGACGATGACCTCGTCCCCGGGGTCCAGGATGGCCTGGAAGAGGTTGAAGAGGGCCTGCTTCCCCCCCACGGTGACGATGGTCTCCTCCGGGCGCACCTCAAGGCCGTTGTCCCGGCGGAACTTCTCCGCCACCGCCTCCCTCAGCTCGGGGATGCCCGCCGGGGGGGCGTACTTGGTCTTTCCTTGGGCCAAGGCCCGCCTCGCCGCCTCCTTCACGTGCTCGGGGGTGTCAAAGTCGGGCTCGCCGGCGGTGAGGGCCACCAGGTCCACCCCTTGGCGCCTGAGCTCCAGGGCGCGGGCGTTCACCGCCACCGTGGCCGAGGGCTTCATGGCCTTGACCCTTTGCGAGAGGCCGCGCATGGCCTAAGTATAGGGCGGAAGGGGTAGGACGGGAACGGGGCCCTGGCCCGGGCGGTGGGTGGGGTGCGAAGGCCGTGCCGCTTGCGGTACCACCTTCCAGAGCGCCTTCAGGAACCCCTCTAGGAAGCCTCCAAAGGGCGCAGGAGGGGCTTACGCCCCTTTGCCCCGGCCCGGCGGCCCACCACCTTAAGGCCCAAGGGCTCCACCGTGGCCCGGTACACCCTCGCCTCCGGCAAAAGCTCCCCGTCGGCATGGGCAGGCACGGGGTAGGGGAAGTCCAGCTCCACCGCCTTCGCCGAAAAGGCTTCCACCTGGGGATGGGAGAGGTGCCGGCCCAAAAGGAGCCTGGGCAGGATGAAAACCACCCCGGGCCGGGAAAAGCGCTTGGCCAGGACCACGGAGAGGAGCCCGTCCTGGGGGTCGGCCATGGGGGCGATGGGGATGCCGCCCCCGTAAGCGGGGCCGTTCATGGCGGCGAGGAGCAACAGGGGGCCTTGGTAGACCTCCTGCCCGTCCAAAAGAAGCCGCCCCTCGGGTAGCCGGAGCTCCTTGAGCACGGCAAAGAGGGCGTAGAGGTAGCGGGGCATCCCCCGGAGGAAGGGGGGGGCGGAAAGGGCCTTTTGGGCCACCAGGGCGTCAAAGCCCACGCCCAAGGAGGCGCCAAAGGGCTCCCCGTTGACCCGGCAGAGGTCCACCGCCTCCTCGGGGGCGAGGAGGGCGTGCTCCAAAGCCAAAGGCCAGGGAAGCCCCCTTAGGCCTAGCATGCGGGCGAAATCGTTCCCGCTCCCAATGGGCACCACCCCGAGAACCTTTTCCGTGCCGGCTATGCCCCGGAGCACCTCGTGGACCGTGCCGTCCCCCCCCACGGCCACCACCCGCGCACCCTCGGGGGCCCGTTGGGCGAGTTCCGTGGCGTGGCCTGGGCCTTCGGTGAGGAAGGCCTTGGCGCCCCTTTCCCGGGCGGCCCTTAAGATGGCCCCAGAAAGCCTCCCCACCTTGCCCCGGCCCGCCGCCGGGTTCACGATGACCCAACGTTCCACCCCCGTATTCTAGGGCCATGGGCCTTCTCGCCCACTTCCTCCAAGGGCCCCACCCCAAGACCTCCCTCCTCCTCACCCGGGCCGGGCCGGTGGAAAACCCCCACCACCTCCTCCATAGCCACCCGGGCCTCCCCCTCTCCGGGGAGGGAAGAGAGGCGCTCCACAGGCTTGTTCCCCTCCTAAAGCGCTACCCCTTGGTCCAGGTCTACGCCGCCGATAGCCTGGCCGAAGGGGAGGCGGCGGCCCTTTTGGGGGAGGCGCTCGGAATCCCTTATGCCCTCCTCCCCGCCCTTCGGGAAAGGCGCTGGGGGGCTTGGGAAGGGCTCAGCTTCGCCGAGGTGGAGGCCCGCTACCCCGAGGTGGTGCGGGCCTGGCTAGCGGACGAGGCGGGCTTCGCCCCGCCCTTGGGGGAGAGCCTGCGGGAAGCGTGGGCGCGGGGGAAGGAGGCGGTAAAGGAGCTTTTACGCAGGCACTGGGGCCAGGCCATCCTGGTGGTGGGGAACTGCACGGTCAACCGCGCCGCCTTAAGCCTCGCCCTCCCCCTTCCCCCGGAGGAGGGCCTAAGGCTAGAGCAGGACTACGCCCGGCTCACCGCGGTGGACTTCTACGGGGAAGAAGGGGTGGTGAAGGCCCTCAACCTGGACCCTTGTCCCTAGCCGCCCTTGGGGCCATGGGGGTAGACTGAAGGCATGATCCGGCCCGTGGCCCGCCAGGACCTCCCGGGGCTTTTGCAGCTCCTCCGCTTCATGGACGAAAGCCCCCAAAGGGGGGTTTTGGCCCCGGAGGCGCGGGACCTCGAGGGCCTGGCCGAGGAACTGGAGGACGGCCTCGTCCTCCTCCGGGAGGGGGAGGTGGCGGGGTACGTGGGCCTTTACCCCTTCTGGGACGGGGCGGCCCTGGAGGGCCCCTTGGCCTACCGGAAAGAGGACCTCCTCCCCCTCCTCGAGGCGGCGGAAAGGCGGGCCAGGGAGCTTGGGGTGGACAGGCTTTACGCCTTTCCCCGGGAGGAGAACCGGGAGGTGCGCCAGGCCCTGGAGGAAGCGGGGTACGGCCTCCTCCACGTCACCTACTTCTTCGTGAAAAACCCGGAGGGCCTGGACTTCCCGCCCCCGAAGGCGTGCGCATCCGGGAGGGCTTCCCGGGGCCCGAGGTGTACCGGGAGCTCTACCGGGAAAGCGAGGAGGGCTGGGCCCTCCGCCTCAAGTGGACGGACGAGGAGCTTGGGGAGCACTTCGCCGACCCCGCCATCCACCTCCTGGTGGCCTACCAGGGGGAGGAGCCGGTGGGCATGGCCGAGGTGGAGTTGGAAGACCGGGAGGCCAGCGTGGCCTACATCGGCGTGGTGCCCCGGGCGCGGGGGAAGGGCATCGGGCGCGCCCTCCTGGCGGAAGCGGCAAGGCTCGCCCAAAGGAAGGGGGCAAGGCTTCTCCGGGTGCGGGCCCACGACCACGAGAAGGGGGCCTTGGAGCTTTACCGCTCCTTGGGGTTTAGCCTCGAGGAGGCGGTGGCCACCTACGCCAAGGAGCTTAGGGCCAGGCGGTAGGTCTCCGCATGGGCGGCCACGGTGAGGGCGGGGTCCCGGTTATACCCCCCGCCCATGACCACCACCAAGGGCACGCCGAGCCTCTTCACGAAGCGGAAGACGGCGAGGTCCCGCCGCCTCACCCCTTCGGGGCTTAAGGCCAGGCGGCCGAAACGGTCCCCCTTCAGGACGTCCACCCCGGCGTTGTAGAAGACGAGGCCGGGGCGGAAGTCCTGGGCCACCTCGAGGGCGGCCTCGAGGGCGCTCAGGTAGGCCTCGTCCCCCACCCCGTCGGGCAGGCCCACGTCCAGGTCGCTCCGCTCCTTTTTCAGGGGGTAGTTCCGCTCCCCGTGGAGGGAAAGGGTGAAAACCAGGGGGTCGCTCTGGAAAAAGACGGCGGTGCCGTTCCCCTGGTGGGCGTCCAGGTCCACCACCAAGACCCGCCCCCCAAAGCCCCGCTTGGCCCTTAGCCAGTGGATGGCCACGGCCACGTCGTTGAAGAGGCTATACCCTTCGGCCCGGCCCGGGAAGGCGTGGTGGGTACCCCCCGCAAGGTTAAGCCCAAGGCCCTCCTCCAAGGCGTCCTCCGCCGCCCTTAGGGTCCCCCCAGCGGCGTGGAGGGCCCTTTGGAGGAGGGCTTGGCTAAAGGGAAGCCCCAAGCGCAGGGACTCCTCCCGGGTAAGGCCTTGGGTGAAGAGCTTTGCCAAGTACTCCCCCTCATGGGCCAGGTAAAGCGCCTCCCTCGGCACCTCGGGGGCGGGGAGGATGGGAAGAAGCCCCTTTAGGGCCTCCGCCACCCCCCCGTACTTGTAGAGGGGAAAGGGGTGCCCCTCAGGCAAGGAGAAGGAGAGGTGGGCCGTGGTGTAAGCCCGCACGCCCCTATCCTTGCGCCTTCCTGCCAGAATGAAAAGAAGCGTGCGCCTCCTTCTCCTTTCCGACCAGGTCCACCCCCACATCCACTCCCCCCGCTTCCCGCAAAACCTGCCCCCCTTTGACCTGGTCCTGGCGGCGGGGGATCTGCCGGGGGAATACCTGGAGTACGTGGCCAGCAAGGTGGCGGTGCCGGTGCTTTTCGTGCCCGGCAACCACGGGGAGGAATGGGTGTGGGAAGAGGGGCGGAAGAAACGCCCCGGGGGCGTGGTGAACCTCCACGGCAGGCTCTACCGCCACCGGGGGCTCCTCTTCTACGGCATCGGGGGGGTGCCCCGGTACCGCGAAGGGGAAGGACAGCTTGCGGAAGCCGAGCTCTACCGCATGGCCCTCAAACCCTTGCTTCTCCTGCCCCGCCGGTTCCTTAGGGGCCGGGGCGTAGACGTCCTCCTCACCCACGCCCCGCCCCCGGGACCCACGGCGGGGGAGGACTTCGCCCATAGGGGAAGCGGCGCCTTCCTCCTCTTCCACCGCCTTTTCCGCCCCCGGCTCCACGTCCACGGCCACACCCCCCTCGTGGGGGCCAACCCCCAAAGGCGCTACCAAACCCCTTTGGGGGTAGAGGTGGTGCACGCCCAGGGCTATGCCCTTTGGGACCTCTAGCCACCCCCGCGGCTTGCGGCGAAGGCGATGCGGTTAAACCAAGCCTCCGCCTCCTCCCCTTCCACCCCGACCCAAAGCTGCGGGATGCTCAGGCTTCCCACCCTTAAGGGCTCGGCCTCGGCGAAGCGGACCATGGCCCCGGGGAGGGCGTAATGGCCTTCCCCTAGCTTCCTTCCGCCCCAGGAAACCAGGTACTCCTCTAGAAGCCAGGGGGGAAGTGCCCCGAAGGTGGCCTCCGGCGCCCCGCCCGCCACCGGCGGGAAGAGGTCCAAGGTGGCTTCCGGGGAAAGGGGGGTGGAAAGGCCCTCCAGGTAGCGCACGTCCCGCCCCTCCAAAAAGACCGAAACCCGCTCCGCCAAGGCCTCCCCCTCAAAAAGCTCCTCCCTTAGCTTGGGGTAGGCCCGGACCAGGTTTTCCAACACCTCCCCCACGGTCCTGCCCTCCACCTCCAGGTGGCTTTGCCCCGTGAGGTCGCGGAAAGTGGCGTACAGGTTCACCTTGGGCATAGGGCCAGTTTAAACCCCGGCCCCCTAGAGGGCCGGGGCTAGGGAGGGGGCTTAATCGTCCGCCGCTTGGGAGAGGATGCCGAGCTCGGCGAGCTTCGCCCTGGGCACCACGCCCTTTTCCCAGCCCCGCTCCCGGTAGTACTCCTCCAGCATGAGGTCCAGCTCCGCGCGTTGCCCCTTGGAGCCGGCGCAGTCCGAGGGCTCCTCCAGGAAGCGCTTGGGCAGGTAGTCCGAGCCCTCGGCCCAGCCCGCCAGGTTGTTGTAGTAGCGCTCCAGGTTGTAGATGCGCTCGCCAATCTGCAGGATCTCCTCCGGGCTCACCGGGCGGCCCCAGTAGGCGGCGAGCTGCTTGGCGTACTCCTCGGGCCCTTCGGCGAACTGGCTGAACTTGCAGAGGTCCAGGGAGTCGGTGAAGGCGGAAAGGTCTTGGAAGAGCTTGGTGAGCTTGCCCTTGCCCTCCCAGGCCAAGGGATCGGTCTTGTAGGGCACCCCCAGGATCTCCGAGGCGGGGGTGTAGGCCCTAAGGTGGCAGGCCCCGCGGTTGGAGGTGGCGTAGGCGATGCCCATGCCCTTGAGGCCCCGGGGGTCGTAGGCGGGGATGGACTGGCCCTTCACCTCCAAGGAGATCTCCGGGTGACCGATGGCTTTGGCGAAGCGGGCCGGGCCTTCCGCCAGCATGTCCCCCACCCCCTTGCGGAGGGCGATGGCCTCGAGGATGCGGATCTCCCCTTCCTTGTCCCCGAAGCGGAGGCCGTCCTCCCCGGTGTAGTAGCCCTTCTCCGTGGCCTCCATGAGGACGGCGATGGCGTTGCCCGCCTCAATGGTGTCCATGCCGTAGGCGTTGCAGAGGTAGATGGCGTAGCCCGTCCAGTCGGTGTCCGTGTGCCCGGCCTGGGCCCCCAGGGCCCAGGCGGACTCGTACTCGTAGGACTCAAAGCGGATGGTCTTGCCGTTGATGTGGACCTCCACCATCTTCTTGCAGGCCACGGGGCAGGCGTGGCAGGTGTTGTCCTTGACGAGGCGGTGCTCCCGGATGTACTCCCCGGAGATGGCCTGCACGCCGTCTATGCAGGTGTGCTGGGCGTTGAAGGTGGGCAGGGCCCCCATGACGTTGGTGATGTTCATGAGAACGTTGGTGCCGTAGAGGGAAAGCCCGCCCTTCTTGGGGGCGGTGACGTTCTTGGGGTCGTTGATGGTGGCGGAGGCCAGCCGGTCCGCCTCCCGCCAAAGCTCGGGGTCCTTGGGCTGGGGCATCTGCTCCTGCTTGCCCACCACCACGATGGCCTTGAGCCGCTTGCTCCCCGCCACCGCCCCAGTGCCCCCCCGGCCCGCCGCCCGCTCGTCGTTGTTGATCCAGTTGGCGAAGCGCACCCGGTTCTCCCCGGCGGGGCCGATGGCCATCACGTCCGCCTCCTCCCCGTGCCGCTCGCGGAGGATGCGGTGCACCTCGTGGGTGGTCTTGCCCCAGAGGTCGCTGGCGTCGTGGAGGGTCACCTCCCCGTCCTTGACCAGGAGGTAGACGGGCTTCTCCGAGGCCCCCTTGATGAGGAGGCCGTCAAACCCCGCCCACTTTAGTTTGGCGGCGGTCCAGCCCCCCATGTGGCTGTCCGTGACCGTGCCCGTGAGGGGGCTTTTGGTGACCACGGCGAGCCGCCCCGACATCTTGGCCCGGGTACCGGAGAGGGGGCCGTTCATGATGGCCAGGAGGTTGTCCGGGCTAAAGGGGTCCACCTGGGGGCCGTTCTCAAACACGTACTTCACCCCAAGGCCCCGGCCCCCCACGTACATCTCCAGGTCCTTGGGGTCGGGGGCGAAGTACTCCACCTTGCCGCTCGTGAGGTCAATACGGGCAATCCTATGGGCATATCCTCCAAGCATGCTCACACCTCCTGAGGGCGGGATGGAAGCGAAGGGCGCCGTGAAGACCGCGCGGGGTTGCCCTGGTTTCGGGGGGATTATACCACTTCCCCTGGGGAAAAATGTGAGGCCTTTCGGGGATAATGGACCCATGCTGGCCCTAACCGGCGAGGTCCTGGTGGACCTCATCCTGGAGGGGGAAGAGCCTTTGCGCTTCACCGGGGTCCTGGGGGGCTCGGCCCTGAACACCGCCACCACCCTGGCCCGGCTTGGCCTCCCCGTGCGCTTCCTCTCGGAGGTGGGCACGGACTGGCTTTCCCAGTGGAGCGAGGCGGAGATGGCCCGAAGGGGCTTGGAAGCCCATCTCGTGCGCCACCGGGGCCCCATGCCCCTGGCCCTGGTGCGCCTGGGCGAAGGAGGAAACGCCACCTATAGCTTCCACCGCCCCTTCCAAGCCCCCTACCGGCCAGCGCCCGGGGGGCTACGGGGAGCCAAGGCCTTCCATTTCGGTTCCCTCTTCGCCCTGGAAGGGCGCACGGCGGATGGGGTCCTGGCCCTTTTGGAAGAGGCGGAGGGGGAAGGGGCCCTCCGCTCCTACGACCCCAACCTGCGCCATCCCCCCACGGGGGAGGAAAGGGAGCGCATCCAAGCCTACCTAAACCGGGTGGACCTCCTGAAGCTCTCCCTGGAGGACGCCCGCCTCCTCTTCCCGGAAAGCCCCCTGGAAGGGGTCCGGCGGCTTCCCCCACCCCTCAAGGTC encodes:
- a CDS encoding diacylglycerol/lipid kinase family protein, with amino-acid sequence MERWVIVNPAAGRGKVGRLSGAILRAARERGAKAFLTEGPGHATELAQRAPEGARVVAVGGDGTVHEVLRGIAGTEKVLGVVPIGSGNDFARMLGLRGLPWPLALEHALLAPEEAVDLCRVNGEPFGASLGVGFDALVAQKALSAPPFLRGMPRYLYALFAVLKELRLPEGRLLLDGQEVYQGPLLLLAAMNGPAYGGGIPIAPMADPQDGLLSVVLAKRFSRPGVVFILPRLLLGRHLSHPQVEAFSAKAVELDFPYPVPAHADGELLPEARVYRATVEPLGLKVVGRRAGAKGRKPLLRPLEAS
- a CDS encoding histone deacetylase — translated: MRAYTTAHLSFSLPEGHPFPLYKYGGVAEALKGLLPILPAPEVPREALYLAHEGEYLAKLFTQGLTREESLRLGLPFSQALLQRALHAAGGTLRAAEDALEEGLGLNLAGGTHHAFPGRAEGYSLFNDVAVAIHWLRAKRGFGGRVLVVDLDAHQGNGTAVFFQSDPLVFTLSLHGERNYPLKKERSDLDVGLPDGVGDEAYLSALEAALEVAQDFRPGLVFYNAGVDVLKGDRFGRLALSPEGVRRRDLAVFRFVKRLGVPLVVVMGGGYNRDPALTVAAHAETYRLALSSLA
- a CDS encoding M23 family metallopeptidase encodes the protein MGWKPGHYLLLVLALYALVVTWGFSSRGRQLALLRQEVAAAKAQALWAPEGYRLPLPGACLPTRPENLPNAPRPYRKGVNAGFVFQGGDACVPVVRGMGVVAAASGEVVKVDLDYQEPSPEAFQALLERVREGAGPEEMDVLRGLEVWVRHPDGRTSVYGHLLAPYRGLKVGSRLHRGDPLGYVGNTGLQGGAPRLLLEVWEGEPDRGRFLFQGLVGEALLRQAKAFFGLE
- a CDS encoding metallophosphoesterase; the encoded protein is MKRSVRLLLLSDQVHPHIHSPRFPQNLPPFDLVLAAGDLPGEYLEYVASKVAVPVLFVPGNHGEEWVWEEGRKKRPGGVVNLHGRLYRHRGLLFYGIGGVPRYREGEGQLAEAELYRMALKPLLLLPRRFLRGRGVDVLLTHAPPPGPTAGEDFAHRGSGAFLLFHRLFRPRLHVHGHTPLVGANPQRRYQTPLGVEVVHAQGYALWDL
- the lspA gene encoding signal peptidase II, translating into MPTVLVPLLMAFDQILKLWALENLSPVPKPLLGDLLYLTLVHNSGAGFGLLQGKAPLLGWLSLSVGTVLLYLLASRRYPLGQALALSLIAAGALGNGIDRLGRGWVVDYLDLGTSIPLIAQFPVFNLADVCVTLGALLLLFAPRRRKRGF
- the rpmB gene encoding 50S ribosomal protein L28, coding for MAKVCEISGKRPIVANSIQRRGKAKREGGVGKKTTGISKRRQYPNLQKVRVKVAGQEITFRVATSHIPKVYELLERAKGLKLEGLSAKEIKERLLKLL
- a CDS encoding histidine phosphatase family protein encodes the protein MGLLAHFLQGPHPKTSLLLTRAGPVENPHHLLHSHPGLPLSGEGREALHRLVPLLKRYPLVQVYAADSLAEGEAAALLGEALGIPYALLPALRERRWGAWEGLSFAEVEARYPEVVRAWLADEAGFAPPLGESLREAWARGKEAVKELLRRHWGQAILVVGNCTVNRAALSLALPLPPEEGLRLEQDYARLTAVDFYGEEGVVKALNLDPCP
- a CDS encoding AI-2E family transporter, giving the protein MREAFAKVWENPYVRVLVYLLLLFLLYRLLARAWPALSVLLFAFAFAYLFHPLVRFFEGLRLPRALGVALVYLLLGLFLGLASFLTAQTVLELSRLAQELPRLLDPLFAWLLSLPDRVRAVPVPEGLSPILAEASRNLQGLLQGFLETLVRWFQALLSQGGNLLGFFTGLLGGIFQLFTALALSIYLLYDLPRLGRAFLLAFPEPYQPLVAELAAKLDRSVGGYIRGQLLVAFLVGLIVGVGLWFVGVPLAASLGFLAGVFNLIPFVGVIVSGVPALLLAATGGWLKVLLALLVLWLANQLEGNLFGPFIVGRATRLHPVTAIAAILTGASLFGLWGALLGVPAAAFLKVLLEDYYKGSRFYREG
- a CDS encoding ubiquitin-like small modifier protein 1, which produces MPKVNLYATFRDLTGQSHLEVEGRTVGEVLENLVRAYPKLREELFEGEALAERVSVFLEGRDVRYLEGLSTPLSPEATLDLFPPVAGGAPEATFGALPPWLLEEYLVSWGGRKLGEGHYALPGAMVRFAEAEPLRVGSLSIPQLWVGVEGEEAEAWFNRIAFAASRGGG
- a CDS encoding uracil-xanthine permease family protein; protein product: MTPRHLILGLQHTVAMFGATVLVPLLTGLNPAVALFTAGAGTLLFHLVTGRMVPVFLGSSFAFIAPILAAKEAGFSLAAVGGGIAAAGLVYALFALLVLLIGSERVRQVFPPVVTGPVIVVIGLTLAPVAVSMAAKDWLLAIATFLGAVVSAVFFRGLFQMIPVLMGVGVGYLLALLLGRVDLRPLGEASWFGLPSFTLASFEWGAVLLIAPVALVTVMEHIGDILTNGRVVGKDFFARPGLHRTLLGDGLATSLAGLLGGPANTTYSENTGVLAVTKVYDPLVLRIAAVFAILLSFSPKLAALLQTLPQGVLGGISMLLFGMIASVGIRTLAEAEIDFTHSRNLIVVSAVLVLGLGGAVANLGSVQVAGAAVPLKVSGMALAALAGVALNLLLPKQLEPEELATEEERLP